A DNA window from Vigna radiata var. radiata cultivar VC1973A unplaced genomic scaffold, Vradiata_ver6 scaffold_171, whole genome shotgun sequence contains the following coding sequences:
- the LOC106780271 gene encoding germin-like protein subfamily 1 member 7, translated as MKSVYFLVSILALTSSIVSAYDPSPLQDFCVALNDTKNAVFVNGKVCKDPKAVKAEDFFRHVEAGNTSNPLGAQVSQVFVDQLAGLNTLGISMARIDFAPKGLNAPHTHPRATEILFVVEGTLYVGFVSSNQDGNRFFTKVLNKGDVFVFPIGLIHFQLNVGYGNAVAIAALSSQNPGTVTIANALFKSNPSISSELLSKAFQVDKSIIDYLQKQFWTDNNH; from the exons ATGAAAAGTGTGTATTTCCTTGTGAGCATCTTGGCTTTAACGTCGTCCATTGTCTCTGCCTATGATCCAAGCCCTCTGCAAGATTTTTGTGTGGCTTTGAATGACACCAAGAATGCTG TATTTGTGAACGGAAAAGTTTGTAAAGACCCAAAAGCAGTGAAAGCAGAAGATTTCTTCAGACACGTAGAAGCTGGGAATACATCGAACCCACTTGGTGCACAAGTGAGTCAAGTGTTTGTTGATCAGCTAGCAGGATTGAACACACTTGGCATATCTATGGCTCGTATAGATTTTGCACCAAAGGGTTTAAACGCTCCCCACACTCACCCTCGGGCCACAGAGATCCTTTTTGTTGTTGAGGGAACACTTTATGTTGGATTTGTGAGTTCCAATCAAGATGGAAACCGTTTCTTTACCAAAGTGTTGAACAAGGGTGATGTCTTTGTCTTCCCAATTGGTCTCATTCATTTCCAACTTAATGTGGGCTATGGCAATGCTGTTGCCATCGCTGCTCTCAGCAGTCAAAATCCAGGAACTGTCACTATTGCCAACGCTTTGTTTAAGTCCAATCCATCTATTTCTTCTGAGCTTCTTTCCAAAGCCTTCCAAGTCGATAAGAGCATAATTGATTACCTTCAAAAGCAATTCTGGACTGACAACAACCACTAG